A genomic region of Equus caballus isolate H_3958 breed thoroughbred chromosome 1, TB-T2T, whole genome shotgun sequence contains the following coding sequences:
- the CDAN1 gene encoding codanin-1 isoform X3, whose product MAAVLESLLREEVSVAAAVRWIARSAQSSEDDPGEAAALSPLRPLRKEFVPFLLNFLREQSSRVLPQGPPTPAKAPGSSAALPGRPGGPPRGSRGARSQLFPPTQLPSPAAEVPSARRGGRRRGPGPARERGGRGPAGLEEGAGGEGLPWAASRRPRGSGSPGSPSLARSDPPNLSNLEEFPPVGSVPLGPAGRTKPSRRINPTPVSEERSLSKPKTCFTSPPINCVPSSQPSVLDTSPWGHGLPPGCRSLQEEREMLRKERSKQLQQSPTPACPTPESGSPLPSRIGNLTAEPADPAGVSSHRRLELVALIYSSCLAENLVPNLFLELFFILQLLTARRMVAVKDSDLEPSPGALDSLESPLFQSVHDCVFFAVQVLEHQFQVLSCLDKGTLKLLAENERLLCFSPALQGRLQAAYESSVAKVSLAMPPSAQAVSFQPETDNRANFSSDRAFHTFKKQRDVFYEVLREWEDHHEQPGWDFEKGLGSRIRAMMGQLSAACSHSHFVRLFQKQLLQMCQSPGGAGGPVLGEAPDVLSMLGADKLGRLRRLQERLVAPQSSGGPCPPPTFPGCQGFFRDFILSASSFQFNQHLMDSLSLKIRELNGLALPQPEPSDEDGESDVDWQGERRQFAVVLLSLRLLAKFLGFVAFLPYRGPEPPPTRELQDSILALRSQVPPALDVLALLQQGLRARRAVLTVPWLVEFLSLADHIVPMLDYYRSVFTLLLHLHRSLVLSKEGEGEMCFLNKLLLLAVLGWLFQIPTVPEDLFFLEEGQLEAFEVDTVASEHGLDGMPVVDQHLLYTCCPYIGELRKLLASWVSGSSARSGGFVRKITPTTTTSLGAQPPRTTQGLQAQLAQAFFHNQPPSLRRTVEFVAERIGSNCVKHIKATLVADLVRQAESLLQEQLVMQGQEGGDPAQLLESLCSQLCPHGAQALTQGREFCQKKSPGAVRALLPEETPAAVLSSAEHIAVGLATEKACAWLSANITALIRREVKAAVSRLLRAQGPEPAARGERRGCSRACEHHAPLPSHLISEIKDVLSLAAGPRDPEEGVSPEHLEQLLGQLGQMLQCRQFLCPPAEQHLAKCSVELASLLVADQIPVLGPPAQHQLDRGQARRLLHMLLSLWKDNFQVPVPLQLLLSPRNVGLLADTRPREWDLLLFLLRELVEKGLMGQTEIEACLGSLREAQWPGDFSEELATLFNLFLAEPHVPEPQLRACELVQPNRGTVLAQS is encoded by the exons ATGGCGGCCGTTTTGGAGTCGCTACTGCGAGAGGAGGTGTCGGTCGCGGCCGCCGTGCGGTGGATCGCGCGCAGCGCCCAGAGTTCGGAG GATGACCCCGGGGAGGCGGCCGCGCTGAGCCCGCTCCGGCCGCTGCGGAAGGAATTCGTGCCGTTCCTGCTGAACTTCCTGAGGGAGCAGAGCAGCCGCGTCCTCCCGCAGGGCCCCCCAACCCCCGCCAAGGCCCCGGGCTCCTCGGCGGCCCTGCCAGGGAGGCCGGGGGGCCCGCCGCGGGGCAGCCGCGGGGCGCGCAGCCAGCTCTTCCCTCCCACCCAGCTCCCGAGCCCCGCCGCCGAGGTCCCTTCGGCCCGCCGCGGGGGCAGGAGGCGGGGCCCGGGGCCGGCCCGCGAGCGCGGAGGCCGCGGCCCCGcgggcctggaggagggggccgGCGGGGAGGGTCTGCCCTGGGCCGCGAGCCGGAGGCCTCGGGGCTCTGGCAGCCCCGGCAGCCCCAGCCTCGCGCGCTCTGATCCACCAAACCTCAGCAACCTGGAGGAGTTCCCTCCCGTAGGCTCGGTTCCCCTCGGCCCTGCAGG CAGGACGAAGCCTTCACGCAGGATCAACCCAACTCCGGTGAGCGAAGAGCGGTCACTCTCCAAGCCCAAGACCTGCTTCACCTCACCCCCAATCAACTGTGTCCCCAGTTCCCAACCCTCAGTCCTGGACACTAGCCCTTGGGGCCATGGCCTTCCCCCAGGGTGCAGAAGTCTGCAAGAGGAGCGGGAGATGCTCAGGAAGGAGCG CTCCAAGCAGCTGCAGCAGTCACCTACTCCCGCCTGTCCCACCCCAGAGTCAgggtctcccctccccagccGGATAGGAAACCTCACCGCTGAACCCGCGGACCCTGCTGGAGTGTCTTCCCACCGGCGCCTGGAACTGGTAGCCCTTATCTACTCTTCATGCCTTGCAG AGAACCTGGTCCCAAACCTCTTCTTGGAGCTTTTCTTCATCCTTCAGCTCCTTACTGCCCGGAGGATGGTGGCCGTCAAGGACAGTGACCTTGAACCAAGTCCAGGAGCTTTAG ATTCCCTGGAAAGTCCACTGTTCCAGAGCGTCCATGACTGTGTCTTCTTTGCTGTGCAGGTTTTGGAGCATCAGTTTCA AGTTCTTTCCTGTCTGGACAAAGGGACCTTGAAGCTGTTGGCTGAGAATGAGCGGCTGCTGTGCTTCTCACCTGCTCTGCAAGGCCGCCTTCAAGCTGCCTACGAGAGCAGCGTTGCTAAG GTCTCCCTGGCGATGCCACCCTCTGCTCAAGCTGTCTCCTTTCAGCCGGAAACTGACAATCGTGCCAACTTCTCCAGTGACCGAGCctttcatacttttaaaaaacagag GGATGTGTTTTATGAGGTGCTTCGAGAGTGGGAAGATCACCATGAGCAGCCTGGCTGGGATTTTGAGAAGGGCTTGGGCAGCAGGATCAG AGCCATGATGGGTCAACTCTCTGCAGCCTGCAGCCACAGCCACTTTGTTCGGCTTTTCCAAAAACAGCTTCTCCAG ATGTGTCAGAGTCCTGGTGGTGCTGGGGGCCCTGTCTTGGGTGAGGCTCCAGATGTGTTAAGTATGCTTGGAGCTGACAAGCTGGGGCGGTTGCGGCGCCTACAGGAACGGCTTGTGGCCCCTCAAAGCAGCGGGGGgccctgcccgccccccacctTCCCAGGCTGTCAGGGCTTCTTCAGGGACTTCATCCTGAGTGCCAGCAG CTTCCAGTTTAATCAGCATCTCATGGATAGTCTGAGTTTGAAGATCCGGGAGCTCAATGGCCTGGCTCTTCCTCAGCCTGAGCCTAGTGATGAAGATGGGGAGTCAGACGTGGACTGGCAG GGTGAACGGAGGCAGTTTGCTGTGGTGCTGCTCAGCCTGAGGCTTCTGGCTAAGTTTCTGGGTTTTGTGGCTTTCCTGCCATACCGAGGGCCTGAACCACCCCCGACCCGTGAGCTCCAGGACTCCATTCTGGCCCTGAGGAGCCAG GTGCCCCCGGCCCTGGACGTGCTGGCTCTGCTGCAGCAGGGGCTGCGGGCTCGCCGAGCGGTGCTCACAGTGCCCTGGCTGGTGGAGTTCCTTTCCCTCGCCGACCACATTGTTCCCATGCTGGACTATTACCGCAGCGTCTTCACTCTCCTGCTACACCTACATCG GAGCCTGGTCTTGTCAAAGGAAGGCGAAGGGGAGATGTGTTTTCTAAACAAGCTGCTGCTCCTTGCTGTCCTGGGCTGGCTTTTCCAG ATTCCCACAGTCCCTGAGGACCTGTTCTTTCTGGAAGAGGGTCAGTTGGAAGCCTTTGAGGTGGACACAGTAGCTTCcgagcatggcttg GACGGCATGCCTGTGGTGGACCAGCACCTGCTCTACACCTGCTGCCCCTATATCG GAGAGCTCCGCAAACTGCTCGCTTCATGGGTGTCAGGCAGCAGTGCACGGAGTGGGGGCTTCGTGAGAAAAatcacccccaccaccaccaccagcctgGGAGCCCAGCCTCCCCGGACCACTCAGGGGCTTCAG GCACAGCTGGCCCAAGCCTTTTTCCACAACCAGCCACCCTCCCTGCGCAGGACTGTGGAGTTTGTGGCGGAGAGAATTGGCTCCAACTGTGTCAAACATATCAA GGCCACGCTGGTGGCAGATCTGGTGCGCCAGGCAGAGTCGCTTCTTCAAGAGCAGCTGGTGATGCAGGGACAGGAAGGGGGAGATCCAGCCCAGCTGTTGGAGAGCTTGTGTTCCCAGCTGTGCCCCCACGGGGCCCAGGCATTGACCCAGGGGCGGGA gTTCTGCCAGAAGAAGAGCCCCGGCGCTGTGCGGGCACTGCTTCCCGAGGAGACCCCCGCAGCC GTTCTAAGCAGCGCAGAGCACATCGCTGTGGGGCTTGCAACAGAGAAAGCCTGTGCTTGGTTGTCAGCCAACATCACAG CGCTGATCAGGAGAGAGGTGAAGGCGGCAGTGAGTCGCCTGCTTCGAGCCCAGGGTCCTGAACCGGCCGCCCGGGGGGAGCGGAGGGGCTGCTCCCGTGCCTGTGAGCAccatgctcccctcccctcccacctcatcTCCGAGATAAAA GATGTGCTTTCTCTGGCTGCGGGGCCCAGGGACCCTGAGGAGGGTGTGTCCCCGGAGCATCTGGAGCAGCTCCTAGGCCAGCTGGGCCAGATGCTGCAGTGTCGCCAG TTCCTGTGCCCACCTGCCGAGCAGCATCTGGCAAAGTGCTCTGTGGAGTTAGCATCCCTCCTTG TTGCAGACCAAATTCCTGTCCTAGGGCCCCCGGCACAGCACCAGCTGGACAGAGGGCAGGCGCGAAGGCTCCTGCACATGCTGCTTTCCCTGTGGAAGGACAACTTTCAGGTGCCAGTTCCGCTGCAGCTACTGCTGAGCCCAAGAAACGTGGGGCTTCTGGCAGACACTCGGCCCAGGGAG TGGGACCTGTTGCTCTTCTTGCTCCGGGAGCTGGTAGAGAAAGGCCTCATGGGACAGACTGAGATAGAGGCCTGCCTGGGCAGCCTCCGTGAGGCCCAGTGGCCAGGG GACTTCTCTGAAGAATTAGCAACACTGTTCAACCTGTTTCTAGCCGAGCCCCACGTGCCAGAACCCCAGCTAAGAGCTTGTGAGCTGGTGCAGCCAAACCGGGGGACTGTGCTGGCCCAGAGCTAG
- the CDAN1 gene encoding codanin-1 isoform X2 produces MAAVLESLLREEVSVAAAVRWIARSAQSSEDDPGEAAALSPLRPLRKEFVPFLLNFLREQSSRVLPQGPPTPAKAPGSSAALPGRPGGPPRGSRGARSQLFPPTQLPSPAAEVPSARRGGRRRGPGPARERGGRGPAGLEEGAGGEGLPWAASRRPRGSGSPGSPSLARSDPPNLSNLEEFPPVGSVPLGPAGRTKPSRRINPTPVSEERSLSKPKTCFTSPPINCVPSSQPSVLDTSPWGHGLPPGCRSLQEEREMLRKERSKQLQQSPTPACPTPESGSPLPSRIGNLTAEPADPAGVSSHRRLELVALIYSSCLAENLVPNLFLELFFILQLLTARRMVAVKDSDLEPSPGALDSLESPLFQSVHDCVFFAVQVLEHQFQVLSCLDKGTLKLLAENERLLCFSPALQGRLQAAYESSVAKVSLAMPPSAQAVSFQPETDNRANFSSDRAFHTFKKQRDVFYEVLREWEDHHEQPGWDFEKGLGSRIRAMMGQLSAACSHSHFVRLFQKQLLQMCQSPGGAGGPVLGEAPDVLSMLGADKLGRLRRLQERLVAPQSSGGPCPPPTFPGCQGFFRDFILSASSFQFNQHLMDSLSLKIRELNGLALPQPEPSDEDGESDVDWQGERRQFAVVLLSLRLLAKFLGFVAFLPYRGPEPPPTRELQDSILALRSQVPPALDVLALLQQGLRARRAVLTVPWLVEFLSLADHIVPMLDYYRSVFTLLLHLHRSLVLSKEGEGEMCFLNKLLLLAVLGWLFQIPTVPEDLFFLEEGQLEAFEVDTVASEHGLDGMPVVDQHLLYTCCPYIGELRKLLASWVSGSSARSGGFVRKITPTTTTSLGAQPPRTTQGLQAQLAQAFFHNQPPSLRRTVEFVAERIGSNCVKHIKATLVADLVRQAESLLQEQLVMQGQEGGDPAQLLESLCSQLCPHGAQALTQGREFCQKKSPGAVRALLPEETPAAVLSSAEHIAVGLATEKACAWLSANITALIRREVKAAVSRLLRAQGPEPAARGERRGCSRACEHHAPLPSHLISEIKDVLSLAAGPRDPEEGVSPEHLEQLLGQLGQMLQCRQFLCPPAEQHLAKCSVELASLLGPPAQHQLDRGQARRLLHMLLSLWKDNFQVPVPLQLLLSPRNVGLLADTRPREWDLLLFLLRELVEKGLMGQTEIEACLGSLREAQWPGDFSEELATLFNLFLAEPHVPEPQLRACELVQPNRGTVLAQS; encoded by the exons ATGGCGGCCGTTTTGGAGTCGCTACTGCGAGAGGAGGTGTCGGTCGCGGCCGCCGTGCGGTGGATCGCGCGCAGCGCCCAGAGTTCGGAG GATGACCCCGGGGAGGCGGCCGCGCTGAGCCCGCTCCGGCCGCTGCGGAAGGAATTCGTGCCGTTCCTGCTGAACTTCCTGAGGGAGCAGAGCAGCCGCGTCCTCCCGCAGGGCCCCCCAACCCCCGCCAAGGCCCCGGGCTCCTCGGCGGCCCTGCCAGGGAGGCCGGGGGGCCCGCCGCGGGGCAGCCGCGGGGCGCGCAGCCAGCTCTTCCCTCCCACCCAGCTCCCGAGCCCCGCCGCCGAGGTCCCTTCGGCCCGCCGCGGGGGCAGGAGGCGGGGCCCGGGGCCGGCCCGCGAGCGCGGAGGCCGCGGCCCCGcgggcctggaggagggggccgGCGGGGAGGGTCTGCCCTGGGCCGCGAGCCGGAGGCCTCGGGGCTCTGGCAGCCCCGGCAGCCCCAGCCTCGCGCGCTCTGATCCACCAAACCTCAGCAACCTGGAGGAGTTCCCTCCCGTAGGCTCGGTTCCCCTCGGCCCTGCAGG CAGGACGAAGCCTTCACGCAGGATCAACCCAACTCCGGTGAGCGAAGAGCGGTCACTCTCCAAGCCCAAGACCTGCTTCACCTCACCCCCAATCAACTGTGTCCCCAGTTCCCAACCCTCAGTCCTGGACACTAGCCCTTGGGGCCATGGCCTTCCCCCAGGGTGCAGAAGTCTGCAAGAGGAGCGGGAGATGCTCAGGAAGGAGCG CTCCAAGCAGCTGCAGCAGTCACCTACTCCCGCCTGTCCCACCCCAGAGTCAgggtctcccctccccagccGGATAGGAAACCTCACCGCTGAACCCGCGGACCCTGCTGGAGTGTCTTCCCACCGGCGCCTGGAACTGGTAGCCCTTATCTACTCTTCATGCCTTGCAG AGAACCTGGTCCCAAACCTCTTCTTGGAGCTTTTCTTCATCCTTCAGCTCCTTACTGCCCGGAGGATGGTGGCCGTCAAGGACAGTGACCTTGAACCAAGTCCAGGAGCTTTAG ATTCCCTGGAAAGTCCACTGTTCCAGAGCGTCCATGACTGTGTCTTCTTTGCTGTGCAGGTTTTGGAGCATCAGTTTCA AGTTCTTTCCTGTCTGGACAAAGGGACCTTGAAGCTGTTGGCTGAGAATGAGCGGCTGCTGTGCTTCTCACCTGCTCTGCAAGGCCGCCTTCAAGCTGCCTACGAGAGCAGCGTTGCTAAG GTCTCCCTGGCGATGCCACCCTCTGCTCAAGCTGTCTCCTTTCAGCCGGAAACTGACAATCGTGCCAACTTCTCCAGTGACCGAGCctttcatacttttaaaaaacagag GGATGTGTTTTATGAGGTGCTTCGAGAGTGGGAAGATCACCATGAGCAGCCTGGCTGGGATTTTGAGAAGGGCTTGGGCAGCAGGATCAG AGCCATGATGGGTCAACTCTCTGCAGCCTGCAGCCACAGCCACTTTGTTCGGCTTTTCCAAAAACAGCTTCTCCAG ATGTGTCAGAGTCCTGGTGGTGCTGGGGGCCCTGTCTTGGGTGAGGCTCCAGATGTGTTAAGTATGCTTGGAGCTGACAAGCTGGGGCGGTTGCGGCGCCTACAGGAACGGCTTGTGGCCCCTCAAAGCAGCGGGGGgccctgcccgccccccacctTCCCAGGCTGTCAGGGCTTCTTCAGGGACTTCATCCTGAGTGCCAGCAG CTTCCAGTTTAATCAGCATCTCATGGATAGTCTGAGTTTGAAGATCCGGGAGCTCAATGGCCTGGCTCTTCCTCAGCCTGAGCCTAGTGATGAAGATGGGGAGTCAGACGTGGACTGGCAG GGTGAACGGAGGCAGTTTGCTGTGGTGCTGCTCAGCCTGAGGCTTCTGGCTAAGTTTCTGGGTTTTGTGGCTTTCCTGCCATACCGAGGGCCTGAACCACCCCCGACCCGTGAGCTCCAGGACTCCATTCTGGCCCTGAGGAGCCAG GTGCCCCCGGCCCTGGACGTGCTGGCTCTGCTGCAGCAGGGGCTGCGGGCTCGCCGAGCGGTGCTCACAGTGCCCTGGCTGGTGGAGTTCCTTTCCCTCGCCGACCACATTGTTCCCATGCTGGACTATTACCGCAGCGTCTTCACTCTCCTGCTACACCTACATCG GAGCCTGGTCTTGTCAAAGGAAGGCGAAGGGGAGATGTGTTTTCTAAACAAGCTGCTGCTCCTTGCTGTCCTGGGCTGGCTTTTCCAG ATTCCCACAGTCCCTGAGGACCTGTTCTTTCTGGAAGAGGGTCAGTTGGAAGCCTTTGAGGTGGACACAGTAGCTTCcgagcatggcttg GACGGCATGCCTGTGGTGGACCAGCACCTGCTCTACACCTGCTGCCCCTATATCG GAGAGCTCCGCAAACTGCTCGCTTCATGGGTGTCAGGCAGCAGTGCACGGAGTGGGGGCTTCGTGAGAAAAatcacccccaccaccaccaccagcctgGGAGCCCAGCCTCCCCGGACCACTCAGGGGCTTCAG GCACAGCTGGCCCAAGCCTTTTTCCACAACCAGCCACCCTCCCTGCGCAGGACTGTGGAGTTTGTGGCGGAGAGAATTGGCTCCAACTGTGTCAAACATATCAA GGCCACGCTGGTGGCAGATCTGGTGCGCCAGGCAGAGTCGCTTCTTCAAGAGCAGCTGGTGATGCAGGGACAGGAAGGGGGAGATCCAGCCCAGCTGTTGGAGAGCTTGTGTTCCCAGCTGTGCCCCCACGGGGCCCAGGCATTGACCCAGGGGCGGGA gTTCTGCCAGAAGAAGAGCCCCGGCGCTGTGCGGGCACTGCTTCCCGAGGAGACCCCCGCAGCC GTTCTAAGCAGCGCAGAGCACATCGCTGTGGGGCTTGCAACAGAGAAAGCCTGTGCTTGGTTGTCAGCCAACATCACAG CGCTGATCAGGAGAGAGGTGAAGGCGGCAGTGAGTCGCCTGCTTCGAGCCCAGGGTCCTGAACCGGCCGCCCGGGGGGAGCGGAGGGGCTGCTCCCGTGCCTGTGAGCAccatgctcccctcccctcccacctcatcTCCGAGATAAAA GATGTGCTTTCTCTGGCTGCGGGGCCCAGGGACCCTGAGGAGGGTGTGTCCCCGGAGCATCTGGAGCAGCTCCTAGGCCAGCTGGGCCAGATGCTGCAGTGTCGCCAG TTCCTGTGCCCACCTGCCGAGCAGCATCTGGCAAAGTGCTCTGTGGAGTTAGCATCCCTCCTTG GGCCCCCGGCACAGCACCAGCTGGACAGAGGGCAGGCGCGAAGGCTCCTGCACATGCTGCTTTCCCTGTGGAAGGACAACTTTCAGGTGCCAGTTCCGCTGCAGCTACTGCTGAGCCCAAGAAACGTGGGGCTTCTGGCAGACACTCGGCCCAGGGAG TGGGACCTGTTGCTCTTCTTGCTCCGGGAGCTGGTAGAGAAAGGCCTCATGGGACAGACTGAGATAGAGGCCTGCCTGGGCAGCCTCCGTGAGGCCCAGTGGCCAGGG GACTTCTCTGAAGAATTAGCAACACTGTTCAACCTGTTTCTAGCCGAGCCCCACGTGCCAGAACCCCAGCTAAGAGCTTGTGAGCTGGTGCAGCCAAACCGGGGGACTGTGCTGGCCCAGAGCTAG
- the CDAN1 gene encoding codanin-1 isoform X1: MAAVLESLLREEVSVAAAVRWIARSAQSSEDDPGEAAALSPLRPLRKEFVPFLLNFLREQSSRVLPQGPPTPAKAPGSSAALPGRPGGPPRGSRGARSQLFPPTQLPSPAAEVPSARRGGRRRGPGPARERGGRGPAGLEEGAGGEGLPWAASRRPRGSGSPGSPSLARSDPPNLSNLEEFPPVGSVPLGPAGTKPSRRINPTPVSEERSLSKPKTCFTSPPINCVPSSQPSVLDTSPWGHGLPPGCRSLQEEREMLRKERSKQLQQSPTPACPTPESGSPLPSRIGNLTAEPADPAGVSSHRRLELVALIYSSCLAENLVPNLFLELFFILQLLTARRMVAVKDSDLEPSPGALDSLESPLFQSVHDCVFFAVQVLEHQFQVLSCLDKGTLKLLAENERLLCFSPALQGRLQAAYESSVAKVSLAMPPSAQAVSFQPETDNRANFSSDRAFHTFKKQRDVFYEVLREWEDHHEQPGWDFEKGLGSRIRAMMGQLSAACSHSHFVRLFQKQLLQMCQSPGGAGGPVLGEAPDVLSMLGADKLGRLRRLQERLVAPQSSGGPCPPPTFPGCQGFFRDFILSASSFQFNQHLMDSLSLKIRELNGLALPQPEPSDEDGESDVDWQGERRQFAVVLLSLRLLAKFLGFVAFLPYRGPEPPPTRELQDSILALRSQVPPALDVLALLQQGLRARRAVLTVPWLVEFLSLADHIVPMLDYYRSVFTLLLHLHRSLVLSKEGEGEMCFLNKLLLLAVLGWLFQIPTVPEDLFFLEEGQLEAFEVDTVASEHGLDGMPVVDQHLLYTCCPYIGELRKLLASWVSGSSARSGGFVRKITPTTTTSLGAQPPRTTQGLQAQLAQAFFHNQPPSLRRTVEFVAERIGSNCVKHIKATLVADLVRQAESLLQEQLVMQGQEGGDPAQLLESLCSQLCPHGAQALTQGREFCQKKSPGAVRALLPEETPAAVLSSAEHIAVGLATEKACAWLSANITALIRREVKAAVSRLLRAQGPEPAARGERRGCSRACEHHAPLPSHLISEIKDVLSLAAGPRDPEEGVSPEHLEQLLGQLGQMLQCRQFLCPPAEQHLAKCSVELASLLVADQIPVLGPPAQHQLDRGQARRLLHMLLSLWKDNFQVPVPLQLLLSPRNVGLLADTRPREWDLLLFLLRELVEKGLMGQTEIEACLGSLREAQWPGDFSEELATLFNLFLAEPHVPEPQLRACELVQPNRGTVLAQS; this comes from the exons ATGGCGGCCGTTTTGGAGTCGCTACTGCGAGAGGAGGTGTCGGTCGCGGCCGCCGTGCGGTGGATCGCGCGCAGCGCCCAGAGTTCGGAG GATGACCCCGGGGAGGCGGCCGCGCTGAGCCCGCTCCGGCCGCTGCGGAAGGAATTCGTGCCGTTCCTGCTGAACTTCCTGAGGGAGCAGAGCAGCCGCGTCCTCCCGCAGGGCCCCCCAACCCCCGCCAAGGCCCCGGGCTCCTCGGCGGCCCTGCCAGGGAGGCCGGGGGGCCCGCCGCGGGGCAGCCGCGGGGCGCGCAGCCAGCTCTTCCCTCCCACCCAGCTCCCGAGCCCCGCCGCCGAGGTCCCTTCGGCCCGCCGCGGGGGCAGGAGGCGGGGCCCGGGGCCGGCCCGCGAGCGCGGAGGCCGCGGCCCCGcgggcctggaggagggggccgGCGGGGAGGGTCTGCCCTGGGCCGCGAGCCGGAGGCCTCGGGGCTCTGGCAGCCCCGGCAGCCCCAGCCTCGCGCGCTCTGATCCACCAAACCTCAGCAACCTGGAGGAGTTCCCTCCCGTAGGCTCGGTTCCCCTCGGCCCTGCAGG GACGAAGCCTTCACGCAGGATCAACCCAACTCCGGTGAGCGAAGAGCGGTCACTCTCCAAGCCCAAGACCTGCTTCACCTCACCCCCAATCAACTGTGTCCCCAGTTCCCAACCCTCAGTCCTGGACACTAGCCCTTGGGGCCATGGCCTTCCCCCAGGGTGCAGAAGTCTGCAAGAGGAGCGGGAGATGCTCAGGAAGGAGCG CTCCAAGCAGCTGCAGCAGTCACCTACTCCCGCCTGTCCCACCCCAGAGTCAgggtctcccctccccagccGGATAGGAAACCTCACCGCTGAACCCGCGGACCCTGCTGGAGTGTCTTCCCACCGGCGCCTGGAACTGGTAGCCCTTATCTACTCTTCATGCCTTGCAG AGAACCTGGTCCCAAACCTCTTCTTGGAGCTTTTCTTCATCCTTCAGCTCCTTACTGCCCGGAGGATGGTGGCCGTCAAGGACAGTGACCTTGAACCAAGTCCAGGAGCTTTAG ATTCCCTGGAAAGTCCACTGTTCCAGAGCGTCCATGACTGTGTCTTCTTTGCTGTGCAGGTTTTGGAGCATCAGTTTCA AGTTCTTTCCTGTCTGGACAAAGGGACCTTGAAGCTGTTGGCTGAGAATGAGCGGCTGCTGTGCTTCTCACCTGCTCTGCAAGGCCGCCTTCAAGCTGCCTACGAGAGCAGCGTTGCTAAG GTCTCCCTGGCGATGCCACCCTCTGCTCAAGCTGTCTCCTTTCAGCCGGAAACTGACAATCGTGCCAACTTCTCCAGTGACCGAGCctttcatacttttaaaaaacagag GGATGTGTTTTATGAGGTGCTTCGAGAGTGGGAAGATCACCATGAGCAGCCTGGCTGGGATTTTGAGAAGGGCTTGGGCAGCAGGATCAG AGCCATGATGGGTCAACTCTCTGCAGCCTGCAGCCACAGCCACTTTGTTCGGCTTTTCCAAAAACAGCTTCTCCAG ATGTGTCAGAGTCCTGGTGGTGCTGGGGGCCCTGTCTTGGGTGAGGCTCCAGATGTGTTAAGTATGCTTGGAGCTGACAAGCTGGGGCGGTTGCGGCGCCTACAGGAACGGCTTGTGGCCCCTCAAAGCAGCGGGGGgccctgcccgccccccacctTCCCAGGCTGTCAGGGCTTCTTCAGGGACTTCATCCTGAGTGCCAGCAG CTTCCAGTTTAATCAGCATCTCATGGATAGTCTGAGTTTGAAGATCCGGGAGCTCAATGGCCTGGCTCTTCCTCAGCCTGAGCCTAGTGATGAAGATGGGGAGTCAGACGTGGACTGGCAG GGTGAACGGAGGCAGTTTGCTGTGGTGCTGCTCAGCCTGAGGCTTCTGGCTAAGTTTCTGGGTTTTGTGGCTTTCCTGCCATACCGAGGGCCTGAACCACCCCCGACCCGTGAGCTCCAGGACTCCATTCTGGCCCTGAGGAGCCAG GTGCCCCCGGCCCTGGACGTGCTGGCTCTGCTGCAGCAGGGGCTGCGGGCTCGCCGAGCGGTGCTCACAGTGCCCTGGCTGGTGGAGTTCCTTTCCCTCGCCGACCACATTGTTCCCATGCTGGACTATTACCGCAGCGTCTTCACTCTCCTGCTACACCTACATCG GAGCCTGGTCTTGTCAAAGGAAGGCGAAGGGGAGATGTGTTTTCTAAACAAGCTGCTGCTCCTTGCTGTCCTGGGCTGGCTTTTCCAG ATTCCCACAGTCCCTGAGGACCTGTTCTTTCTGGAAGAGGGTCAGTTGGAAGCCTTTGAGGTGGACACAGTAGCTTCcgagcatggcttg GACGGCATGCCTGTGGTGGACCAGCACCTGCTCTACACCTGCTGCCCCTATATCG GAGAGCTCCGCAAACTGCTCGCTTCATGGGTGTCAGGCAGCAGTGCACGGAGTGGGGGCTTCGTGAGAAAAatcacccccaccaccaccaccagcctgGGAGCCCAGCCTCCCCGGACCACTCAGGGGCTTCAG GCACAGCTGGCCCAAGCCTTTTTCCACAACCAGCCACCCTCCCTGCGCAGGACTGTGGAGTTTGTGGCGGAGAGAATTGGCTCCAACTGTGTCAAACATATCAA GGCCACGCTGGTGGCAGATCTGGTGCGCCAGGCAGAGTCGCTTCTTCAAGAGCAGCTGGTGATGCAGGGACAGGAAGGGGGAGATCCAGCCCAGCTGTTGGAGAGCTTGTGTTCCCAGCTGTGCCCCCACGGGGCCCAGGCATTGACCCAGGGGCGGGA gTTCTGCCAGAAGAAGAGCCCCGGCGCTGTGCGGGCACTGCTTCCCGAGGAGACCCCCGCAGCC GTTCTAAGCAGCGCAGAGCACATCGCTGTGGGGCTTGCAACAGAGAAAGCCTGTGCTTGGTTGTCAGCCAACATCACAG CGCTGATCAGGAGAGAGGTGAAGGCGGCAGTGAGTCGCCTGCTTCGAGCCCAGGGTCCTGAACCGGCCGCCCGGGGGGAGCGGAGGGGCTGCTCCCGTGCCTGTGAGCAccatgctcccctcccctcccacctcatcTCCGAGATAAAA GATGTGCTTTCTCTGGCTGCGGGGCCCAGGGACCCTGAGGAGGGTGTGTCCCCGGAGCATCTGGAGCAGCTCCTAGGCCAGCTGGGCCAGATGCTGCAGTGTCGCCAG TTCCTGTGCCCACCTGCCGAGCAGCATCTGGCAAAGTGCTCTGTGGAGTTAGCATCCCTCCTTG TTGCAGACCAAATTCCTGTCCTAGGGCCCCCGGCACAGCACCAGCTGGACAGAGGGCAGGCGCGAAGGCTCCTGCACATGCTGCTTTCCCTGTGGAAGGACAACTTTCAGGTGCCAGTTCCGCTGCAGCTACTGCTGAGCCCAAGAAACGTGGGGCTTCTGGCAGACACTCGGCCCAGGGAG TGGGACCTGTTGCTCTTCTTGCTCCGGGAGCTGGTAGAGAAAGGCCTCATGGGACAGACTGAGATAGAGGCCTGCCTGGGCAGCCTCCGTGAGGCCCAGTGGCCAGGG GACTTCTCTGAAGAATTAGCAACACTGTTCAACCTGTTTCTAGCCGAGCCCCACGTGCCAGAACCCCAGCTAAGAGCTTGTGAGCTGGTGCAGCCAAACCGGGGGACTGTGCTGGCCCAGAGCTAG